A stretch of DNA from Octopus sinensis unplaced genomic scaffold, ASM634580v1 Contig09277, whole genome shotgun sequence:
AGAAAGTAAAGTTACTGACGAAATATGGAGGAGATCAAAAAAAGTCGGGTCACTGATTGGTGACTGAGAAGATGTCCAACAAAGAAAGATGTAGTCGACATTGGCACTGAAGAGACTAAAATTGACATGGCTGAATTAGGAGCATCTCTCAAACCCCGTAAAAGAACGTTTGTAAAATGATTTCATCCTGCCTATCTTACTGTACACTTCAGGAACATAAGGACTGAATCAGAAATGTGCTGAAATTCTCAGtgctttttacagaaaaaaactcAAATCACTACTGAAAATACACTATCCGATGAAGATCAAGAAACAAGATTTATACTCATTTTTTAAGCAGAATACTTGGAGAAATTATTACCAAGATTCTATGGGGATTCTTCAGCCACATACTACGGATGGATCCTTCTGTTTCAGCTAGTGACATCATTGAAACATACTTTCAATGCTCTGAGCTTTTTCAAGGCAAGCAACGGACGACACTACCACTGATAATAAATAATGACTCAAAGAATGCTAGATTGTTACTAGAAAATGCGGAGAATCTATCGCGACGAGAGGTTTATGACTTTCTTATTGTCATGGGTGtgctaataataaaatataaaaatcattgtTGGCTCTAAGCAGTCTATACTATTTTCTACCAATGTTGGAACCCTACAAGGAAATACGCTATCAGCCGTATTATTTATCGTTTATCTGGAAGCAGCTTAAATAAATCTAAGAGAACAAATCGGAAGGcaggaaaattatttaataaaactcATCTACGCGGATGATGtcgattttgttgctaaaaatcGGTAATTTattaaagagaaagcaaaaataattttgaGCAAATGGTCTCTCAAAGTCAATGAAGATAAAACAGAATTAACCAATATTAAAGGAATTCCTACCCGCGTAAAGGAGAAGTAAGGGAACACTCGAAAACTCGGATCTCTACTTGGCGACTCAGAAGATATTACACCAGTGATTCTTACGGGGGCGCTGGCGCCCCCCTGGGGGCGCTGGAACATATTAGGGGGGCGctggaattttaattttttttaattattataaatattttattagtttttgtaAATCATTATCACGTGCTTTTCTATTAATTCTAATTCAAATTGTCTTGTGTGTACGTAAAAAAATTATTCactgataatatttataaatatttgttaattgtatttaatattttagaactttttaataaatattttaattatattttatagatgTCTGATAAAAAGTAAAACGACGTATATATTCGGATGAATACCTAAAGTTTGGAGTGATACCCTACGACCATAACAATTCACTTCCAATGTGTCTTATGTGTAAAAAGGTCTTTACAAATGAAGGAATGAAGCCTTCAAGAATGCTAAATCATCTTAAGATTTGTCATCCTGACAAACTTGATGCGGAtatcaattatttttctaatctgaaatataattatgaaaatcgTCTTATGATTAATCAACTATTTACAAAAAATTCGAAGATGCTTGAAAAAGGCCTATTAGCATCATACAAAATATCGCAATTGATAGCGAAATCAGGAAAACCTCATACTATTGGAGAGTCATTAATATTACCAGCTATCAAAGAAGTGTTAAATTCAATGGTTGATTGTGATTCTGAACAAATAATTTCATCAATTCCTTTGAGTAATAGTTCTGTTTCTTCCAGAATTGATGAAATGGCATTTGATATCGAAGAAACCCTATGTGCATTTTTAAGAACAACAAAATTTTCAATTCAGATTGATGAATCGACATTCAACGATAGTGTTGCACTTTTATTAGTTTACGTAcgttatattaatcaaaatgatGTAATTcaagaagaatttttattttctgaacacCTTGAACTCGATACAAGAGGATTAACAATTTTCAAACtgttgaacaatatttttttgaaacatgaaataccCCTTAGCAATATTTTTGCTTGTTCAACAGATGGGGCACCTGCGATGGTTGGAGTTCATCGTGGGTTTTTGGCATATATGAAGGAAAAAGTACCGAATATTTTACAATCCATTGCGTCATTCACAGACAGCATTTAGCTGCGAAAAATTTAAGTGAGAGGCTGAATGAATCACTAAATGTTGTCATATGTGCAATAAATCGTATTAAAATGCACCCATTGAATTCGAGAATATTTCGACATATTTGTGAACAAAACGATGAGCATTATGAACGACTTCTTTTGCATACCCATGTTAGATGGCTTTCAAAAGGAAACTGTTTGTGTCGATTTTTTGAATTGTATGATTCAATCTTAGAATTTTGTCAGTTACATGAGCAGAGAATTTTTAGGTAATTATTCCTTAATCATTTTTAAGTTGATTTTATTGAAAGCTGATATAGCTTATCTAGCtgatttttttataaatcaaCCAAGTAATATTAGcttgcaaggaaaaaaaaattagtttaataaatgtaaaagaaattatcatgCCTTTTATTGGAAAATTACATCTCTATGAAAACAATATTAAGAAaaagattttattaattttttaagtcTACAAAAACTTGGGGTTGTTTTTTGTGATAATATTTATCAGGTCGAAAAATTGACGGATTCGGACTGCGAATGGTTTTGTTTGCATCTAAAAAAATAAGAGACGACATGAACATTGCTTTTGAAGATTTagcaaatttaaaattttttgattGGTATATAAATCCATTTGAAACTGAAAACGTTAATTTATctcaagaaataaaagaaagttattaaATCTGAAATATGATTTTGAAGCTAAAGTCATTTTAACAAAGATATCAACAATTCTGGGTTACTCATAGAAAAAAATATCCTTTATTGTGGAATGAAATTGAAACACTTATAATAGCATTTCCTTCAACATATCTAGTTGAAAGAGGATTTAGTGCAGTCTCTAATATTTTgaccaaaaaagaaataaatgaaacaattgCGAAAAAATTGCCAAATAAtctataatgaaaaaatattataatagggGGGCGCTGAAATTTTGAAGCTTCGATTGTGTCAAAGGGGCGCTGACTTaaaaaaggttaagaaccactgtaTTACAcgatggaagattttggccacaATAgcacttaaaatttatttttttggaGAAAAATCAAATTCATGCCAAGATGCGGCTGCGCTTATATAACCCATTTGTCCGACCAGTCCTCACGTACAACGCAGGCACTTGGGGAAcgttaaagaaaaatattaaaaaatttaactCTTTTCACAGAGATCAACTTAGAAAACTCTTTGGTTATTCTTGGCAGAAGAAAATTTCGAACACAAAATTATACAAGCTGACTGGGCCAATAAGTCTGGATGTTCTTGAAACTCTTTGGCGCCTCTTTGGACATTTCTTACGGATGAATGAAGGACAACTAAGAATGTGGCCATGGAAGAATTTTTCTGCCAAAATGAATTCCAACTTTTAGAGGATTTCCAAGAGAATGTTTTCCTAGGACACTTGCGGAGGACTATGTTGTTATCGGGCGCTGACTAAAGGATGCTGACGATCTGGACGAAATCAGAAGATAAGCAAGACAACATAACGAATGGAAAAGATTAACGACGAGAATAGTTAAGAACATGGCACAAACGAAACTATAAACACTGTTTATTGGTAACGCGAACGTCTATTAACTAACTCATAGTATGATACAAATATCTTGTTAACTCAAAAAAGTCAAAAATTAATAGTCTGGTCTGCGAAATCCAAATTTTTTAAACCCGCCCCGCGGAAGAAATGAGTTTGACATCCcttatctaatttatttatagtttcctaaaaattttgaataaatgatAGATTGTCAAGATCACtagacaaattaattaaattggtGATTTGTGGTTACTAAATAAAATCATGAATTCCCAGTTGTTTAAATTGACCGACTCTATGACCTAAATTTAGCCACAAAAAACTTCAGTTGAAAGCTTCATTTTGAGTTAGGCTTTGAGTTTCAGTTTGGGTAATTTTTATaaagattatttaattataaaatacttttaatgGATAAAGtcgttaatttaaaaacaaaaatccgggttagaattaattaatttttatattaatctaCTTTTAAGAGCTCCAGGAGCAGTTGTCGATATTCTCCTGATGTTTCACATTCTATTTTATCTTCGAgtgatttttctgtttgttttttaaattcttctttaatattgtgtaaatcaatctaaaaattcaacaaatatttaaacttcACATCGGTTGACTATTACATAAGTCAACAATTTTTCATCGGTTCCAAAGCCAGAAAAAGACATTTGGAGAAGATGTGCGTAGAAGCCAACTGGATGCTTGATAAACATTACTGAATTTATATGATTAATTCTCACCAACAAATTCGATAAATTTTTTATCGTCTCCACTAAATTTTTCGTCTACGTGTGCTAGGAATTGTTCTCCAGTGAGCTAATATTCAGTTTTTTGCCAATAATGAAATACTTGTTTGTATTTATCCAAAAACCCAGCGACCTGGAAACGATTTTGTTCGATCAATATTTTGCTGATAACTGGAACATCGGAATGCTCAATATTCCTAGAAAACAGATCCTGAAAACATTCTGCATGTTTTTCTGCAAGTTCCCAGTCGACCAGGCAATTTAATTTATTCGTATAAACATATCGTTCGAGATCATCAGTTGTGACTTGTGTTGTTTTCTGATGAGATAAGTTTAAATAATACATTCTTAAGTAACTCGAGAAGAAAGAGTTTAAAAAATCCGCTTGTTTCTGATTCAACGCGTTCAATTAAATTGGTTTCATTTTCTAAAAATGTATTTCAGAGAATCCAATACCAGAATTATAAAAATCGATGAGATTTGACCTATTTTTCTTGCTCTGACATAGAAGAACTACAGTTAGCAATGTTTCACTTGTCCCTAGACCCTTAAGTAATTTCAATTTTGCAAAGTTACATCCATTGCCGATTTAAGAGCTTCATAATCGTTCTTAAGTTTGGTGTGAACCAACGactttattgcatttttaaagtCTCCAGATAGttcattttccaattcttcaatcaAATCCtaaaaaaataagtttttaattactatatcgtatgattctttatatatttttacaatctcCTGTTTTTGAGATTTTGAGGTAGATTTCATTAATTGGATCAACGTCTCTATTTGatttagttaaaataatttttgccaGAATGTCCAATTTCATTATGAATCATTTCGGATTCATTCAAAGCATCAAAATATTCTCGTGGTTTTACAGTCGGTACAAATTGTTTTACTTCAGCAGACAGTGGCAtcgcaaaaaatggaaaaatcagAGATTTAAATTAAATCATTACGGAATTGAGATATTAATAGAAAATCAAGATTTCCATGAATAACAAAATCATTTCATaaattcaaaaattttttaatctctttatttttaatgtttttaagacAAAGCAAGAAACTGAACTAAACATGAGgagagaaaattaatattttctctaCAATGTTGTATAAAAGATTTTCTATTCAATAAAAGTCGTTTTTGAATTTTTGGAATTTCAAGAATTTTAATTATTCATCAAAAgtatgcaattttttttaatggagaAAAAACTGATTGAAACTTCAAACTTCCAATTTGAACCACTCTATAAAGTTTTTTAGAAGCCAAAAATATTATATCTGGTATGAATTGCTTCACTGTTCTCGCAAAGGATAGCAATCGAAATTCTTTGCCAGAGCCACGATGATTCGCATAATTCATTTTACTGGAAGCAATACATCTCCTGACCAGAGGAAATAGCGATAGTACAAGGGGTATCAAAAAAGCAGATCTTTAGCAAAAAGAAGAATATCTAATCTTTACTCAGAATCAGACTGGCCAGTAAACGATGGTAGAGGTACTTTAATGCCCGTAAGTAAGTCGTCGAAGCTGCTCCAGGtggtttttaaaatcatttaattgCCTTCCTGATGTCATTATTAGACTGAGTAGTCGTAGAACTTTTaagattttttattaaataaaagtcGTTTATTGTCAATCACAtagaatttagaaatttaaagaaTGACAATTATTCATCAAAAAATAATAAGTTTATTAATTGAGAGAAACTGTTAACTTTCAATTAGAACTATTCTATAAAGTTTCTTAGAAGTCCAAAATATTGTGTGGTGAGATTTGATTTACTGTTCTTGCAAGGGATAGAAATCGAGATTCTTTGCTATAGCTACAATGATTCGCATTATTCTCTCCTACTAGAAACAATTCATCTACCTAGGTCAATAAAGAAAATCGTAGTAGATCGAACGCAGCCAGATGAAACAGTGATAGTACATATGTACAGAAAAAGCAGATCCTTAGCAAAGGGAAAAATATCTTGTCTCTATTCAAAATCAAACTGTCCAGTAAACGATGTTAGAGGCACTTTAGTGCCCACAAGTAAGTCGTCGAAGCTGTCCCAGCTGACctttcaaaataatttaattactctCCTGATGTCTCCTATAGCTTAATATGTGACATGGGCAGCTGGATACGCATGGGCAACCGGTTACATTTTTTGACCTTGTGATGTCAATTATTAATCATTGAATAACTTGAAAGAATTCGTGTATAACTTATTCCCcattttaattaaattgattagTACTTGAaagaataatgcatttttttaatagATTAGTTTTTATTCCATTAAAAAAGTAATCCCAAACTAAGCCTCATAgacgggaagccgacgcgatcgagaaagaattagagcgtactatcgcgagggatatccgctcgaaaaaccatcttgattcgcgggcgtcgcctgtgagaGCAGAATTGGTTGAAAATTACTGAATTGGTTGAAACATCCCTGAACACTGTCAGCATCAAAGATTTGTGATTTGCCTAAAATAATGATCACGTGGATATCTACCACTGGTCTGCTATATCTTAGTCTGCGCCGGGGGAACTCGTCGTTGGGATAAAAGATGCAAACACCTGTTTCTCCATACGTGAGGACTAAGGTGAGGGAGGCTAAATACGGTAATTGAGCATTCAAATAATCCGCATGAGTGCGTGTGTCCGAGCAGAATCTAAATTTTCTGATGGTTGTCTAACGTCAATGTTTTGACGGTTTGATTGATAGGGTTCTAGTCTGTGATTAACAGAAACGTTAAAATGGAATGCCTCTTTTTTTAATATTcgaattttatgtttttattatttcataaaaaatatttaaggcTTAGAACAAATAGTATTGATTATTACTTCTCTAAAATTAATGCAAATTATAGGAAATAGATTATACCTTTTGATTTTAGTATTAATATCTTTATTAAACTACATCGATCAATTTCAAATCGCAGGAGCTCTTCCAAAACTAAAAAACTATTTTAATATACCATACTCAACACTCGGTTTTGCCGAGAGTGTCTTCATTATTGCATTTATGTTCACTTCCCCGATTGCGGGGTATCTGGGAGACCGAGTCAGtcgaaaaagaataataatttttggACTATTTAGTTGGACTTTAATGACATATTTATCCTCACTTGCTCAAAAAGACAGTATTGAGTTATTTTTGGTTTGTCGAGCATTTGTTGGCATTGGGGAGGCATGTTTTGTTGCAGTGGTCCCTACAATAATTACTGATCTTTTTGAACAAAAAAATCGTGCTATTGCTTTTGGAGTCGTTTCTCTGACCATTCCAGTGGGCTCGGGGATAGGTTATATAACCGGTTCTGTCATATCCGAACACCTCGGATGGAAATGGGCCTTACGAATCACCTCGATATTTGGGGCCATTCTCCTTCTTATCAGCTCCATTTTCTTCTACGATCCCGAAATCGGCCAAAATGACAACTTTTTGACAAAAAACACAACCAGTTATTTTAAAGACTTGAAAGTATTATTTACCAACAAAACATATCTCCTAATCTTGTTGGGATCTATTGGAGTCACATTTTCCGGAGGGGCCCTTGGATTTTGGGTCCCCGAATATTCCCAAATAGTCCTCCAACACATGTCTCCTAACATTGTGACTACAATTTGCGGAGTCATCCTTTCCTGTGGGGGATTGGCCGGTATATCCTCACTTTTACATCGAAGGTGTGTTAATCGGGTCACTTCTCTCAAAGAAACTCCAGCCAATTTCTGTCTCATATGACCCAATTATTTGCGGATGTGGCCTGATTTGTGCATCTTTCCTCATATTTTATGCACTTTACATGCTGTTGTTTGAAATGTACAGCTCGTTTCTGGCCCTATTTCTTGGGGTTTCtgccatgtgtgtttgttttagcaTTAATGTGGATATGTTGATGGTTTTTTGAGTACATTAATGTGCAGTACATTGTTTCCCCACATCGTCGGGCCTCATCTtctgcaataaatatatttttccaacACGCTCTGGGAGATGCAGAAAGTACGTACATTGTTGGCTTGGTTCTATCGCTCACTTGTTTATTGACATGTAGATAGCAACTCAAACTAAAAaacacgatgaaataaatataaataatgatagtaAGTATATCAGATGGGGTTTGTTGACGACTGTTTTTGTCTGTGCTCTTGGAGGATGTGCTTTTCTGGCGGCTTCTTTTTTTATTGAAAGGGACCATCGACGGGTTGTTGATGGTATAGATGAAATGGAAGAAGCATCGGTGGATAATATATTTAACGACTAAATTAATTACTATAGTTAAAAATCAAGTTTCCCATGTTTTGCAAAATTAATCCATGAATTCAAAGACTtttaaatgtctttatttttaatgttttttaagtcAAAGCGAGAAAGTGAACTAACCATGAAGAggaagaattaatattttttctaaaatatttttataaaagatTTTCTATCCAATGAAAGTCGTTGTTTGAAAATCACATAAATTTCTGGAATTTAAAGAATGCAAATTATTTATCAAAAGTAGGACAATTTTTTAATAAcgaaaaaaattgattaaaacttaTGACTTTCAATTAGAACTATTGAATACACTGTCTCCAGTgttaaattcatatttaaattaattcaCTCCCATCTTTTTTTCGTCCTTCTACAATAAAGAGAATTTAAGTCCACTCGAGGAAAATCAAATTTGTAATCACCTTTTGAAAAAATTACTATATGTTTCGGGGCTTTCTTTACCATCTCGCTCTGTTGATTCAGCAATAATTTACACTCTTTTTATTTTTAGCTGGTAGTGTAACATGAACATTCTGACAGCGTATAGAGGAGCTTCGCACTCTCTCGGTATTCCAACACCAACTCAGTATGGGCTGAATTCTTCAACGATCAAAATAGCCAACTGTAATTGGACAAATACAACCATCTTTCTTTTTCAAACAAGTAAGGTTGGCTTCCGGATAGATAATAAATTGCCGTTTAGAAATAGAGACTAATCCGTGTTAAGTTCAGtaaaacaagagaacaagaagacTGTGTAGCAGAATTTAACTTGTTGACATGAGAAGCAATTTGGAAGCTGTTATTATGAGATTTACAAATCAGGGAAGCTAAAAAAGTGCTATCCTCAAGAGAAGTGGTTTGTTATGACAAGTAAGTTAAGAAGTTTGAGAGTTTAAGGAGCCTTTAACATTGCGGATTGGGATTGTTAAAAAAGTTGGTCATGAAGACTTTATTATATTAGATCCAGCTCGTCAAAATCCCAGAGTCGAATTACCCCGTCATCGGACACTGTCACCATCAACGATTCGGTAGTTAACTACAATAAAACACAATAAACACGTATATATCCAAGACTGGTCTGCTATGTCTTAGTGTGCGCCTGGGGACTTCGTCGTTGGGATCAAAAATGCCGATACCTCCGTCCCCTCCACATGTGAGGACTGTGGTGAGGGAGGGGAAATACGGTAATTTTTGAACATTCGAATGGCCCGCACTGAGTTTGTATGTCCGCACAAAGTCCGGATTTCCTGATGATCGTCTAGCGTCCATGTTTTGACGGTCCCCTCCATACTCCCGCTAAACAATACCATGTCCTTCATCTGCAACATCCTACCCACTTAAAACCATTAGACAAATGACGGGGGATTTGTGGCCGGTTAAGGTCATAAGATGTTCTCCACTTACAACTTCCCAACACATGACAGTCGAGTCAGTTGATCCTGTCAAAATGTGTTCACGGAACGAATCCACTGCCAGGCACGTTACCGCTCCGCAATGCTTCTCTAACGAGGAAAGACACTGTCCACTCACAATTGAGTATATTTTAGCAGTTGAGTCACAGGAGGCAGTCGCCACCAAATTGTCGAGAATGTGCAGCATGTCAAGAATACTGCCACAGTGGTCATTGTATGTCCTCTGCAATGTTGCCTCCCCATTCTCCAAGCTCCAGCATTTGACGGTGTTGTCATAAGAGCAAGTCAGAATGAGTGGCCCGGAGATGAGTATTCCACTTATTTGTCCATTGTGGGCTGCCAGTCGACCCACCAGTGTGTAGTCTTGTCCGTCAAATGACACAAATGCGACAACTCCATCCAGTGATCCCGAAACTATCAAACCCTTTGAGCAGTGAATGCACGTGACCCTCGAAAAGTGGACATTTGTCATATTATGCAGATAAACCAAGTGAGCACTCGAGGCATGTGATGTGTGGATTCCCCAAATCAGCAATTCTCCCTTTTCTGTCCCCAGAACAATGATGTCACCGAAACCGACAGAACATATCTCCAATTTTGTTTCACACGTGTGCAGTAACCCGCGCTCTTCAGACTTATTTCTTTTGGAGCAACCGAGTCCCATCTCACTAATGTACGCAACTGGGTTTATATTGACTGGTCTGCCTGAGGGTTTCGTTTAAGGATAGTCACATTTACAGCATTACCAGAGGCAacatgataatattattaatctCACAAACACAGTACTCGGGTGGCAACACATTTTCTATTTGTAGACAGActtatatgaaagaaaatgaaggagtaATGTTTATCTTATTTCCAGGCTTTGATTAATGAAATGTTTAAAAATCAAGAGACAGTTTTGGCTATATTCTCTGACGACAAACTAGCCTCTTTATCGCTAAAAAATTGACTCTTATCCTAAAAAGAATTCCTTGGCAAGTCTTATATGAAGATTCCATTCTTCCATAGAAACCCTTCTTTTGGACTTTAAGTTCCGGAAATGTGTCATTCCTGTCAGCAAACTACCACTCATTTCCAGAGAGGTACAAATGTCACTAGTACGCTTTGGAGTTTCTGTGGAATTCTAAAAAATAGAATGTGGCTGAATTGAATCTTCAGATGCTAACAATTTTGTTACACTGCAGAGATATGTTCTCCAAGGTAGCGATGCTTATTTTTAGGCTCTGCCACTGCCCCTAAAAATAGGATCAGTTTGAAAAAACCTGTATTAACTGTGGGGGCTCAGGTCATCTCGCATGTTATAGAGGTTGTTCCTCGAGTAAGCCTGCAACGACTTATAAAAATAAACTGCAAACCTCCAGTGACTTCTATTCCAACCCACAAGGGCAAATCTATTATTTGGGTAAAGCCAAATTTTACCACTTGGTCTGGACAAAGTACCCCCAAATAGTGCCGTCCAAAATCGAATGTGGCTCCCAAACTAAACCACCACCCGTTGATACTCTGTCCAGTCAATTCTCTAATTTGAAATCCGGAAAGAAAACTTGCTAGAACCCCGATACTAAAAGTTCCAATTATCGTATCTTGCCAATATCAATTCTTTGGTCACTGCACTGTAGTCCTTAGAAAGGTATATGTGAGTACCAGCAAGTTGCACAATCTTCTTTCTGAAGGAGATAGGGCAAAAACATAACCCAAATTCTAAACATCATGCCTGTGGACGCCCTACAACGGCACCACGACATAAGCTTGTCAGAGTGTTCATGACTGAATTGTTAGTGAGATTTCTACAGTTGAAAAAGAAATGGACCTACGCGAGAAGACTATACATACAACGCATTATGAATTCCGTTTTCCTAATACCTTTTATAACGTATCTCAATAGAGTCAGACTGTAAGCACAACCGTCTTGTAATTAACAAGGATTAATGGTAATAATGGAAACTGTCGATATACAAGTTGAAGATGTCAAATACAGTAATAAGACGTTTACCAATGCAAGAATATTCACAGATTATGtgaatactttatatatttatcctcAAAGCATAACAACAAAGTAGGTTGACACTCAATGTAATTCTAGTTTCAGAATATTCAGTGTGGAGTATCTTGTAGAGAATTAAACAGCCCCATTGCTCCTGATATTCCAGTTATTGGTCTATTtgattttttagttaatttatgGACAACCAtggaataaaacatttatttctgttaaaattactattattaatccCCAAGCTTGCTAAGCATAGCAAACCCGGCACAAAGAGGCATAACTAACTAATCGAATGAAGAAGCCAAGGAAGAAGAAACTGTCCGTGCTAATCAGCATTAGCCTCCAAATCTTCAATACAGCCTTCCGGATCCAAAGAGAGGTGATGAATATCTGGTCCGCCCAGTTTTCCCATTTGTCAGCCTCCCACCGTCACTCACCGCACGTCATTTGTTTTCGGAAGGGTTTAACATAATGAAGATTTCTGTTCAAAAGTAAACCTCCACTTCTCATCATTTCGAGTCGACAGCCGCTAAATCGAAGTTAAGGCCGTCTTTTCCGGATTGATTTTCAGGGACCACCTCTTCAAAACTGTTGTATCTTTGTCTACTACAGCTCTTAGAATCGTTACATCCTCAGATACAAAATCAAATGATTATTAAGTGATGCAATTCCTTTCTGACATCCCTTAACGCAGCTTCCAAATAGATTACAAAGAGGACTGGCGAAAGGAAGTCCCCTTGCGGAGTACCAATCCCGGTGGTAAATTTATCCGAATAGTCTCTCCCCATTTTCACTACGAGGCTCGTATAAGCCAGCAGAAAACGCATAATCCTTAAAGAGTCTTCATCAACAATATCCTCGAGAACCAgcaatagtttattattataattattataaagcaCTTTCGGAAAAGTCATAAGTTAATTAAGCTTTCCTTGTGCCACCATTGAAATTCTCCCGGTCATGCGTCTCCAGGCTCTCCGGTCAGTTGCGATCGTCCTGAGTGAGTCGAGATCAtcgccatttttcagttttttattaATTCCAGCTAGATCTTCATTTAGCGTGGTAGCCAGAGTGACCCTGGGTCTTCCACGGAAGTCTCCTTTGGAATGGGCAAAGTAGTTTTCCATCGCGATATTCGGCGGAGTGAGGCTGTCAAGTCTTAATATGTGTCCAAAGAGTCGCCATCTGGACTCCAGGATGTCCATAGAGATCGGTCTCGAATTGCATCTTTTGTATAGGGTGGAATTTGCTATTTTCCTTGAGAATTGCATGTTTATCACTCTTCTCAGTTGGTTCCGATGAAATCGGTCCAAATTGTTCATATCGGTCTTACTGATTCCCCACGTCGATCCATTGTACATTAGGACTGGGACAACAAATGTGTTGTATATTTTAAGTTTTGTCTTTGAATTTAGCTTCTTTAGGCGCCAGATGTTCATAAACTTATTGTATGTGGCAATTGATAGTATTTTTCTGTGCATAATGTCTTCAGAGTCCCCTAAGAGAGATCCgacttttttttgtcttctccagGGCTCATCATGAGTTCGTTCAGATCGAATAAATTTCGTATGTTCAGTTTTATTGTGGTTGATTGTTAGAAACCATTTGGAAAAAATATCTGGTAATGTTTCGATA
This window harbors:
- the LOC115228059 gene encoding protein ZBED8-like; the protein is MLNHLKICHPDKLDADINYFSNLKYNYENRLMINQLFTKNSKMLEKGLLASYKISQLIAKSGKPHTIGESLILPAIKEVLNSMVDCDSEQIISSIPLSNSSVSSRIDEMAFDIEETLCAFLRTTKFSIQIDESTFNDSVALLLVYVRYINQNDVIQEEFLFSEHLELDTRGLTIFKLLNNIFLKHEIPLSNIFACSTDGAPAMVGVHRGFLAYMKEKVPNILQSIASFTDSI
- the LOC115228060 gene encoding protein spinster homolog 3-like; translated protein: MQIIGNRLYLLILVLISLLNYIDQFQIAGALPKLKNYFNIPYSTLGFAESVFIIAFMFTSPIAGYLGDRVSRKRIIIFGLFSWTLMTYLSSLAQKDSIELFLVCRAFVGIGEACFVAVVPTIITDLFEQKNRAIAFGVVSLTIPVGSGIGYITGSVISEHLGWKWALRITSIFGAILLLISSIFFYDPEIGQNDNFLTKNTTSYFKDLKVLFTNKTYLLILLGSIGVTFSGGALGFWVPEYSQIVLQHMSPNIVTTICGVILSCGGLAGISSLLHRRCVNRVTSLKETPANFCLI